The following proteins are encoded in a genomic region of Solea senegalensis isolate Sse05_10M linkage group LG5, IFAPA_SoseM_1, whole genome shotgun sequence:
- the bmp2k gene encoding BMP-2-inducible protein kinase isoform X2 codes for MKKFSRMPKSESGGLGAASSSGVSGFLGRVFAVGRYQVTVEELIAEGGFSVVFLARTHSGVRCALKRMYVNNVTDLSVYKREITIMKELSGHKNIVGYLDSVISVVSDSVWEVLILMEYCKAGQVVKQMNQRLNVGFSESEVLHIFCDACEAVARLHQCKTPIIHRDLKVENILLNDQGNYVLCDFGSATHKVLLPHKDGVTAVEDEIKKYTTLSYRAPEMINLYAGKAITTKADIWALGCLLYKLCFFTLPFGESQVAICDGTFIVPDNSRFSLKLHCLIRFMLEPDQEKRPDIYQVSYFAFKFAGKDCPVPNLCKSVIPTSLPEPLTASEVAAKKSITKARITECVGPTETSIAPRQRPKAANSNVLPLANAVTPVKMSVPSAPLSNGQKAPSPGSVQPQSQLQLQPGSQQHRVLQQLQPGDLRLQQLQHQQAVQQQQQQQQHQQQQQHQQQHQQQQQHQQQQQQRHANAQHLHYLQYQQAVQQQQQQQQQQQQQQQQQMMMMMMQPMYQQQVAQAQAQAQAQAQAQAQYAAMLHQYHQAFVQQQQQQQQQQQLHQQQQLHQQQQQQQQQQQPLPYMSSPLEFQIPLGSYNTTTPSAGPGPGSRAGCGLSPVDPSHTNSRLPLLASDGMTPPSQSCTVSHPPDMSGWNPFGEDNFSKLTEEELIDREFDLLRANKLVERTASVETERLQPALVATKPLPPEDLFGSVPFVSSAGSSLMKSKQTNIKTITVSDLQLPAVKQIKSGRVDEGSDSDSDFESDPPSPKSSEDEEEEGEELLTCEHGEDTEADDLGQNPLLTDSDDEDDDDDVSVKSRQKKSVTGRRSPPADSSPSTLITPPNAVEAVDVFRSAPFHGGIESAGIISTQVSPEQQPHPRRVTTDDFDVFTKAPFSRHLSKSSSDVPLGQTPPLSLESIDIFGFSPFEPPGSTAPPPVTSRSADDIFRPPLDESASCQQPPHHKQRSLHKLSSRQRKTRQDAASKRHHGTPTGGRKINKPTYRTPERVRRHKKVGRRDSQSSNEFLSASDSKENIGVDVTMAPSVAADDAILDPFGAKPFHLQDVCRHHGVGDGMSLRESETMDDFGAVPFTELAAHKGLEQQGAPSQPLDLDPFGAAPFPTKH; via the exons GAGGCTTCTCTGTGGTGTTTCTGGCTCGGACACACAGCGGCGTCCGCTGCGCTCTCAAGAGGATGTACGTCAACAACGTCACCGACCTGAGCGTCTACAAGAGGGAGATCACCATCATG AAGGAACTGTCAGGACACAAGAACATTGTGGGATATTTGGACTCAGTCATCAGTGTGGTGTCAGATAGTGTGTGGGAGGTTCTGATCCTCATGGAATAttgtaaag CGGGTCAGGTGGTGAAGCAGATGAACCAGCGTCTGAACGTGGGCTTCAGTGAGTCCGAGGTTCTCCACATCTTCTGTGACGCCTGTGAGGCCGTGGCTCGTCTTCACCAGTGCAAGACGCCCATCATCCACAGAGACCTGAAG GTTGAAAACATCCTGTTGAACGACCAGGGGAATTACGTGCTGTGTGACTTTGGCAGTGCCACTCACAAAGTTCTGCTGCCTCACAAAGACGGAGTCACTGCTGTGGAGGACGAGATTAAGAA GTACACTACTCTGTCATATCGAGCACCAGAGATGATCAACTTGTATGCAGGGAAAGCCATCACCACTAAAGCCGATATATgg gcACTCGGATGCTTGTTGTACAAGCTGTGTTTCTTCACTCTTCCGTTCGGGGAGAGTCAAGTCGCCATATGTGACGGAACCTTTATTGTTCCTGACAACTCTAGATTCTCCCTCAAGTTGCACTGTTTGATCA GATTCATGCTCGAACCAGACCAGGAGAAGAGACCAGACATTTACCAAGTTTCCTACTTTGCCTTTAAGTTTGCAGGGAAAGACTGTCCAGTGCCAAATCTCTGT AAGTCGGTCATTCCCACGTCTCTGCCTGAGCCTCTAACAGCCAGTGAGGTCGCTGCTAAGAAAAGCATCACAAAAGCCAG GATCACGGAGTGTGTCGGACCGACGGAGACGTCCATCGCTCCTCGACAGAGGCCGAAGGCGGCCAACAGTAACGTGCTGCCGCTCGCCAACGCCGTCACCCCCGTCAAGATGAGCGTGCCTTCAGCGCCGCTCAGCAACGGACAGAAAG CTCCGTCCCCGGGCTCAGTGCAGCCACAGtcgcagctgcagctgcagcctggTAGTCAGCAGCACCGTGTCCTACAGCAGCTTCAGCCTGGAGATCTGCGTCTGCAGCAGCTACAACATCAACaagctgtgcagcagcagcagcagcagcagcagcatcagcagcagcagcagcatcagcagcagcatcagcagcagcagcagcatcagcagcagcagcagcagcggcatgCTAATGCACAGCATCTGCACTACCTGCAG TACCAGCAGgccgtgcagcagcagcagcagcagcagcagcagcagcagcagcagcagcagcagcagatgatgatgatgatgatgcagccCATGTACCAGCAGCAGGtggctcaggctcaggctcaggctcaggccCAGGCCCAGGCCCAAGCCCAGTACGCAGCCATG CTGCACCAGTACCACCAAGCTTttgtccaacaacaacaacaacaacaacagcagcagcagcttcatcagcagcagcagcttcatcagcagcagcagcagcagcagcagcagcagcagcctctccCCTACATGTCCTCCCCTCTTGAGTTCCAGATTCCCCTCGGCTCTTATAACACGACcacaccctctgctggacctggacctggatctAGAGCAGGTTGTGGTCTCTCACCTGTGGATCCTTCACACACTAACAGCAG ACTCCCCCTGCTGGCCTCAGACGGGATGACTCCTCCCTCTCAGAGCTGCACCGTCAGTCACCCCCCCGACATGTCGGGCTGGAACCCGTTTGGAGAAGACAACTTCTCCAAACTGACGGAGGAGGAGCTGATCGACCGCGAGTTTGACCTGCTcagagcga ATAAACTGGTGGAGAGAACAGCGAGCGTGGAAACGGAGCGACTACAGCCCGCCCTCGTCGCCACTAAGCCCCTCCCACCCGAGGATCTGTTTGGCTCAGTCCCGTTTGTGTCCAGCGCAG gctCCAGTTtgatgaaaagcaaacaaacaaacatcaaaactATCACCGTCTCTGATCTTCAGCTTCCTGCGGTGAAGCAGATCAAAAGCGGTCGAGTGGACGAAGGGTCCGACAGCGACAGCGACTTTGAGTCTGATCCTCCGTCGCCGAAGAGCagcgaggacgaggaggaggagggggaggagcttttGACCTGTGAACACGGAGAAGATACAGAAGCCGACGATCTGGGTCAGAACCCACTGCTCACGGATTCTGACGatgaagacgacgacgacgacgtcaGCGTCAAGAGTCGACAAAAGAAATCTGTCACCGGCAGGAGGAGCCCTCCagctgactcctccccctccactcTCATCACTCCTCCTAACGCTGTGGAGGCAGTGGATGTTTTTAGATCTGCCCCTTTTCATGGAGGAATCGAATCTGCGGGGATCATTTCCACACAGGTGAGCCCCGAACAACAACCACATCCCCGCCGCGTCACCACAGACGACTTTGACGTCTTTACCAAAGCGCCGTTCAGTCGTCACCTGTCCAAGAGCAGCAGTGACGTCCCCCTGGGCCAgactcctcccctctctctcgaGAGCATTGACATTTTCGGCTTCTCTCCCTTCGAGCCGCCGGGCTCCACGGCGCCCCCGCCTGTCACCTCCAGAAGTGCGGACGACATCTTCCGTCCGCCGTTGGACGAGTCGGCGAGTTGTCAGCAGCCGCCGCATCACAAGCAGCGAAGTCTTCACAAACTGTCTTCGCGTCAGAGGAAGACCCGGCAGGACGCCGCCAGCAAGCGACACCACGGTACGCCCACCGGGGGGCGCAAGATCAACAAGCCCACGTACCGCACGCCAGAGCGAGTCCGCCGGCACAAGAAGGTCGGACGCAGAGATTCGCAGAGCAGCAACGAGTTCCTGAGCGCGTCCGACTCCAAAGAGAACATCGGCGTGGACGTCACCATGGCGCCGTCTGTGGCGGCAGACGACGCCATCTTAGATCCGTTTGGGGCGAAACCGTTTCACCTGCAGGACGTTTGTCGTCATCACGGCGTCGGAGACGGGATGAgtctgagagagagcgagaccaTGGACGACTTTGGGGCGGTGCCTTTCACCGAGCTCGCTGCACACAAAGGTTtggagcagcagggggcgccgtCACAGCCACTGGACCTGGACCCGTTTGGCGCCGCCCCCTTTCCCACCAAACACTGA
- the bmp2k gene encoding BMP-2-inducible protein kinase isoform X1, producing the protein MKKFSRMPKSESGGLGAASSSGVSGFLGRVFAVGRYQVTVEELIAEGGFSVVFLARTHSGVRCALKRMYVNNVTDLSVYKREITIMKELSGHKNIVGYLDSVISVVSDSVWEVLILMEYCKAGQVVKQMNQRLNVGFSESEVLHIFCDACEAVARLHQCKTPIIHRDLKVENILLNDQGNYVLCDFGSATHKVLLPHKDGVTAVEDEIKKYTTLSYRAPEMINLYAGKAITTKADIWALGCLLYKLCFFTLPFGESQVAICDGTFIVPDNSRFSLKLHCLIRFMLEPDQEKRPDIYQVSYFAFKFAGKDCPVPNLCKSVIPTSLPEPLTASEVAAKKSITKARITECVGPTETSIAPRQRPKAANSNVLPLANAVTPVKMSVPSAPLSNGQKAPSPGSVQPQSQLQLQPGSQQHRVLQQLQPGDLRLQQLQHQQAVQQQQQQQQHQQQQQHQQQHQQQQQHQQQQQQRHANAQHLHYLQYQQAVQQQQQQQQQQQQQQQQQMMMMMMQPMYQQQVAQAQAQAQAQAQAQAQYAAMLHQYHQAFVQQQQQQQQQQQLHQQQQLHQQQQQQQQQQQPLPYMSSPLEFQIPLGSYNTTTPSAGPGPGSRAGCGLSPVDPSHTNSSRLPLLASDGMTPPSQSCTVSHPPDMSGWNPFGEDNFSKLTEEELIDREFDLLRANKLVERTASVETERLQPALVATKPLPPEDLFGSVPFVSSAGSSLMKSKQTNIKTITVSDLQLPAVKQIKSGRVDEGSDSDSDFESDPPSPKSSEDEEEEGEELLTCEHGEDTEADDLGQNPLLTDSDDEDDDDDVSVKSRQKKSVTGRRSPPADSSPSTLITPPNAVEAVDVFRSAPFHGGIESAGIISTQVSPEQQPHPRRVTTDDFDVFTKAPFSRHLSKSSSDVPLGQTPPLSLESIDIFGFSPFEPPGSTAPPPVTSRSADDIFRPPLDESASCQQPPHHKQRSLHKLSSRQRKTRQDAASKRHHGTPTGGRKINKPTYRTPERVRRHKKVGRRDSQSSNEFLSASDSKENIGVDVTMAPSVAADDAILDPFGAKPFHLQDVCRHHGVGDGMSLRESETMDDFGAVPFTELAAHKGLEQQGAPSQPLDLDPFGAAPFPTKH; encoded by the exons GAGGCTTCTCTGTGGTGTTTCTGGCTCGGACACACAGCGGCGTCCGCTGCGCTCTCAAGAGGATGTACGTCAACAACGTCACCGACCTGAGCGTCTACAAGAGGGAGATCACCATCATG AAGGAACTGTCAGGACACAAGAACATTGTGGGATATTTGGACTCAGTCATCAGTGTGGTGTCAGATAGTGTGTGGGAGGTTCTGATCCTCATGGAATAttgtaaag CGGGTCAGGTGGTGAAGCAGATGAACCAGCGTCTGAACGTGGGCTTCAGTGAGTCCGAGGTTCTCCACATCTTCTGTGACGCCTGTGAGGCCGTGGCTCGTCTTCACCAGTGCAAGACGCCCATCATCCACAGAGACCTGAAG GTTGAAAACATCCTGTTGAACGACCAGGGGAATTACGTGCTGTGTGACTTTGGCAGTGCCACTCACAAAGTTCTGCTGCCTCACAAAGACGGAGTCACTGCTGTGGAGGACGAGATTAAGAA GTACACTACTCTGTCATATCGAGCACCAGAGATGATCAACTTGTATGCAGGGAAAGCCATCACCACTAAAGCCGATATATgg gcACTCGGATGCTTGTTGTACAAGCTGTGTTTCTTCACTCTTCCGTTCGGGGAGAGTCAAGTCGCCATATGTGACGGAACCTTTATTGTTCCTGACAACTCTAGATTCTCCCTCAAGTTGCACTGTTTGATCA GATTCATGCTCGAACCAGACCAGGAGAAGAGACCAGACATTTACCAAGTTTCCTACTTTGCCTTTAAGTTTGCAGGGAAAGACTGTCCAGTGCCAAATCTCTGT AAGTCGGTCATTCCCACGTCTCTGCCTGAGCCTCTAACAGCCAGTGAGGTCGCTGCTAAGAAAAGCATCACAAAAGCCAG GATCACGGAGTGTGTCGGACCGACGGAGACGTCCATCGCTCCTCGACAGAGGCCGAAGGCGGCCAACAGTAACGTGCTGCCGCTCGCCAACGCCGTCACCCCCGTCAAGATGAGCGTGCCTTCAGCGCCGCTCAGCAACGGACAGAAAG CTCCGTCCCCGGGCTCAGTGCAGCCACAGtcgcagctgcagctgcagcctggTAGTCAGCAGCACCGTGTCCTACAGCAGCTTCAGCCTGGAGATCTGCGTCTGCAGCAGCTACAACATCAACaagctgtgcagcagcagcagcagcagcagcagcatcagcagcagcagcagcatcagcagcagcatcagcagcagcagcagcatcagcagcagcagcagcagcggcatgCTAATGCACAGCATCTGCACTACCTGCAG TACCAGCAGgccgtgcagcagcagcagcagcagcagcagcagcagcagcagcagcagcagcagcagatgatgatgatgatgatgcagccCATGTACCAGCAGCAGGtggctcaggctcaggctcaggctcaggccCAGGCCCAGGCCCAAGCCCAGTACGCAGCCATG CTGCACCAGTACCACCAAGCTTttgtccaacaacaacaacaacaacaacagcagcagcagcttcatcagcagcagcagcttcatcagcagcagcagcagcagcagcagcagcagcagcctctccCCTACATGTCCTCCCCTCTTGAGTTCCAGATTCCCCTCGGCTCTTATAACACGACcacaccctctgctggacctggacctggatctAGAGCAGGTTGTGGTCTCTCACCTGTGGATCCTTCACACACTAACAGCAG TAGACTCCCCCTGCTGGCCTCAGACGGGATGACTCCTCCCTCTCAGAGCTGCACCGTCAGTCACCCCCCCGACATGTCGGGCTGGAACCCGTTTGGAGAAGACAACTTCTCCAAACTGACGGAGGAGGAGCTGATCGACCGCGAGTTTGACCTGCTcagagcga ATAAACTGGTGGAGAGAACAGCGAGCGTGGAAACGGAGCGACTACAGCCCGCCCTCGTCGCCACTAAGCCCCTCCCACCCGAGGATCTGTTTGGCTCAGTCCCGTTTGTGTCCAGCGCAG gctCCAGTTtgatgaaaagcaaacaaacaaacatcaaaactATCACCGTCTCTGATCTTCAGCTTCCTGCGGTGAAGCAGATCAAAAGCGGTCGAGTGGACGAAGGGTCCGACAGCGACAGCGACTTTGAGTCTGATCCTCCGTCGCCGAAGAGCagcgaggacgaggaggaggagggggaggagcttttGACCTGTGAACACGGAGAAGATACAGAAGCCGACGATCTGGGTCAGAACCCACTGCTCACGGATTCTGACGatgaagacgacgacgacgacgtcaGCGTCAAGAGTCGACAAAAGAAATCTGTCACCGGCAGGAGGAGCCCTCCagctgactcctccccctccactcTCATCACTCCTCCTAACGCTGTGGAGGCAGTGGATGTTTTTAGATCTGCCCCTTTTCATGGAGGAATCGAATCTGCGGGGATCATTTCCACACAGGTGAGCCCCGAACAACAACCACATCCCCGCCGCGTCACCACAGACGACTTTGACGTCTTTACCAAAGCGCCGTTCAGTCGTCACCTGTCCAAGAGCAGCAGTGACGTCCCCCTGGGCCAgactcctcccctctctctcgaGAGCATTGACATTTTCGGCTTCTCTCCCTTCGAGCCGCCGGGCTCCACGGCGCCCCCGCCTGTCACCTCCAGAAGTGCGGACGACATCTTCCGTCCGCCGTTGGACGAGTCGGCGAGTTGTCAGCAGCCGCCGCATCACAAGCAGCGAAGTCTTCACAAACTGTCTTCGCGTCAGAGGAAGACCCGGCAGGACGCCGCCAGCAAGCGACACCACGGTACGCCCACCGGGGGGCGCAAGATCAACAAGCCCACGTACCGCACGCCAGAGCGAGTCCGCCGGCACAAGAAGGTCGGACGCAGAGATTCGCAGAGCAGCAACGAGTTCCTGAGCGCGTCCGACTCCAAAGAGAACATCGGCGTGGACGTCACCATGGCGCCGTCTGTGGCGGCAGACGACGCCATCTTAGATCCGTTTGGGGCGAAACCGTTTCACCTGCAGGACGTTTGTCGTCATCACGGCGTCGGAGACGGGATGAgtctgagagagagcgagaccaTGGACGACTTTGGGGCGGTGCCTTTCACCGAGCTCGCTGCACACAAAGGTTtggagcagcagggggcgccgtCACAGCCACTGGACCTGGACCCGTTTGGCGCCGCCCCCTTTCCCACCAAACACTGA
- the LOC122769793 gene encoding phosphatidate cytidylyltransferase 1-like, whose translation MTELRRRGGGGGDSPENMSDKEADAEDRLGLQPDTDPDPDPDVDMDCKADTPDVPLSTADIDNTPQCLNKALEGLPPRWKNYWIRGVLSLAMISGFFLIIYLGPVTLLLVVMTVQIKCFHEIITIGYRVYHSYELPWFRTLSWYFLVCVNYFFYGETLADYFGALVQREEPLQFLARYHRFISFALYLAGFCMFVLSLVKKHYRLQFYMFAWTHVTLLIVVTQSHLVIQNLFEGMIW comes from the exons atgacgGAGCTGAGGAGgcgaggaggcggaggaggagacAGTCCCGAGAACATGAGCGACAAG gaggcTGATGCTGAGGACAGACTCGGTCTTCAGCCTGAtacagatccagatccagatccagatgtTGATATGGACTGTAAAGCAGACACTCCAGATGTTCCTCTGTCCACAGCTGACATTGACAACACTCCACAGTGTCTGAACAAGGCTCTGGAAGGACTGCCaccaag GTGGAAGAATTACTGGATCCGTGGGGTTTTGtctttagctatgatttcaggATTCTTCCTCATCATCTACCTGGGACCTGTCACTCTGCTGTTAGtg gtCATGACTGTACAGATCAAGTGTTTCCACGAGATCATCACCATCGGATACAGAGTTTATCATTCCTACGAGCTGCCGTGGTTCAGGACTCTGAGCTG gtactTCCTGGTGTGCGTTAATTACTTCTTCTATGGTGAAACGTTGGCAGATTACTTTGGAGCTCTGGTTCAGAGGGAGGAGCCTCTGCAGTTCCTGGCTCGTTATCACCGCTTCATCTCATTTGCTCTTTACCTCGCag GTTTCTGCATGTTTGTGCTGAGTTTAGTCAAGAAACATTATCGCCTGCAGTTTTATATG TTTGCTTGGACTCATGTGACGCTGTTGATTGTCGTGACTCAGTCGCACCTTGTCATTCAGAACCTGTTTGAAGGAATGATCTGGTAA